The following proteins come from a genomic window of Rhodothermales bacterium:
- a CDS encoding DUF4105 domain-containing protein gives MPLSPIQIRFFALVLGLLAVWPTAGAQRANAQLPDELSGSAYAELWTMAPGTAIHALFGHSALRVVDPAIGLDAVFNYGTFDPTDPWFLPKFVYGDLDYYLSVAGGRFVLQAYAAERRSVFAQRLDLAPAQLAGLYRALRLNLEPENRFYPYDFVRDNCSTRLYDLLHEHAGFTLNPTGHGAERTAGTENPPPSYRALIRSYLHPVPWLDLGIHLVLGRPMEQTPTPAEATFLPYELMDALDAAQPPLVAFTDTLLWIPPAATKPNTANPTPSAGASARPWTMYAFRLAPLLLLILAFYPGPGQTRRLRRLDGTLMVLSGLLGLFLLWMWLGTLHTVTAWNVNILWLMPLNIWSAFRAKTGIGSAATGLTRILRAAALGMSTLALLTPLLPVQSIPGPAWTWALLLALLHLSAVVQHRPMEHPGQSHD, from the coding sequence ATGCCATTGAGTCCCATTCAAATCCGATTCTTTGCGTTGGTGCTCGGACTGCTCGCGGTTTGGCCGACCGCCGGCGCCCAACGGGCGAACGCGCAACTGCCCGATGAGTTGTCCGGTTCGGCCTACGCCGAACTCTGGACGATGGCTCCGGGTACGGCCATCCATGCGCTCTTCGGACACAGTGCGCTGCGGGTGGTGGATCCGGCCATCGGTCTAGACGCCGTTTTCAACTACGGCACCTTCGACCCGACCGATCCGTGGTTCCTCCCCAAGTTCGTGTACGGCGATCTGGACTACTACCTCTCCGTCGCCGGTGGCCGATTCGTGCTGCAGGCCTACGCCGCCGAACGGCGCAGTGTTTTTGCCCAGCGCCTGGACCTCGCCCCGGCCCAACTCGCGGGGCTGTACCGGGCCCTCCGACTGAATCTGGAACCGGAGAACCGGTTCTATCCCTACGATTTCGTACGGGACAACTGTTCGACCCGCCTGTATGACCTGCTCCACGAGCACGCGGGGTTCACCTTGAACCCCACCGGACACGGGGCGGAGCGCACAGCCGGCACCGAAAACCCACCCCCCAGTTACCGCGCGCTCATCCGGTCCTACCTCCACCCGGTGCCGTGGCTGGACCTGGGCATCCATCTGGTTCTCGGGCGACCCATGGAGCAGACCCCCACGCCCGCGGAAGCCACATTCCTGCCCTACGAATTGATGGATGCGCTGGACGCCGCCCAGCCGCCCCTGGTCGCGTTCACCGATACCCTCCTCTGGATCCCGCCCGCCGCGACAAAGCCGAATACGGCCAACCCCACCCCCTCTGCGGGGGCTTCGGCACGGCCGTGGACCATGTACGCATTCCGCCTCGCCCCCCTCCTCCTCCTCATCCTCGCCTTCTACCCGGGCCCCGGCCAGACCCGCCGGCTCCGCCGCCTGGATGGGACGCTGATGGTCCTGTCCGGCCTGCTGGGTCTCTTCCTGCTGTGGATGTGGCTCGGCACGCTGCATACCGTCACGGCCTGGAACGTGAACATCCTCTGGCTCATGCCGCTGAATATCTGGTCCGCCTTCAGGGCCAAAACCGGCATCGGCTCGGCGGCGACCGGGCTCACGCGGATCCTCCGGGCTGCAGCCCTTGGCATGTCCACCCTCGCGCTGCTCACCCCCCTGCTGCCCGTGCAGAGCATTCCCGGTCCGGCGTGGACGTGGGCGCTGCTGCTGGCCCTGCTACACCTCTCCGCAGTAGTCCAGCACCGTCCGATGGAGCACCCGGGCCAGTCGCACGACTGA
- a CDS encoding M20/M25/M40 family metallo-hydrolase gives MEDELSPFILETLRRLVQINSVNPSLEEGGPGEADIALYISGVLEELGVEVSTDTLAPGRLNVTGRIPGAGSGRSLMLNGHMDTVGQGGMADPFSGRVEDGRLYGRGAYDMKSGLAAMLGVAHLLRSAGTQLKGDLTLSFVADEEYESLGAFAVAEAFKKGQFQADGCIVTEPTDLHVCPAHRGFAVYRLVTHGRTAHGGMHREGRDANMMMGLVLSRLFEYARRLPDMQVHPLCGEASAHVPLIEGGRSLFIYSHECRIHIERRTIPGETEASVRAELEAILRDVATAEPDFRADLELELWRSPWEIDVDTELVRTLRGASAAVGGTPDTLIGHGWWEDSAIFGEAGIPSVVMGARGGGIHQDVEWVEVDSVVRLARVLHRTVLDYCGEV, from the coding sequence GCGGTCCCGGCGAAGCTGACATCGCGCTCTACATTTCAGGCGTTCTGGAGGAGCTCGGCGTTGAGGTTTCGACAGATACGTTGGCTCCCGGTCGACTCAACGTGACGGGGCGTATTCCGGGCGCTGGAAGCGGGCGATCCCTCATGCTGAATGGACACATGGATACGGTGGGTCAGGGCGGCATGGCGGACCCGTTTTCCGGGCGCGTGGAGGACGGACGCCTGTACGGGCGGGGCGCCTACGACATGAAGAGCGGGCTCGCCGCCATGCTCGGCGTGGCCCACCTGCTGCGGTCTGCGGGCACGCAGTTGAAAGGTGACCTCACACTGTCGTTCGTGGCCGATGAGGAGTACGAGAGCCTGGGAGCGTTCGCCGTGGCCGAGGCCTTCAAGAAGGGCCAGTTCCAGGCAGACGGGTGCATTGTCACCGAGCCGACCGATCTGCATGTGTGCCCGGCGCACCGGGGGTTCGCGGTCTACCGATTGGTGACGCACGGACGCACGGCACACGGGGGTATGCATCGGGAAGGCCGGGACGCGAACATGATGATGGGACTGGTCCTGTCCCGGCTGTTCGAGTACGCCAGGCGGTTGCCGGACATGCAGGTGCATCCGCTGTGCGGAGAGGCGTCGGCACACGTACCGCTCATTGAAGGCGGGCGGAGCCTGTTCATCTACTCGCACGAATGCCGCATCCATATTGAACGCCGCACCATTCCCGGGGAAACCGAAGCATCGGTACGGGCGGAGCTGGAGGCCATCCTGCGTGATGTCGCCACCGCCGAGCCGGACTTCCGCGCGGACCTGGAATTGGAACTGTGGCGCAGTCCGTGGGAAATCGATGTGGACACGGAACTGGTCCGGACGCTTCGTGGGGCCTCGGCGGCCGTCGGCGGTACGCCCGACACGCTCATCGGTCACGGCTGGTGGGAGGATTCCGCGATTTTCGGGGAAGCCGGGATTCCGTCGGTGGTCATGGGTGCGCGCGGTGGTGGCATCCACCAGGACGTGGAGTGGGTCGAGGTGGATTCAGTCGTGCGACTGGCCCGGGTGCTCCATCGGACGGTGCTGGACTACTGCGGAGAGGTGTAG